The proteins below are encoded in one region of Brachyspira intermedia PWS/A:
- a CDS encoding MFS transporter, with product MKLNYTHTLYASYIGYVNQAIINIFPPLVFIMFQKDFNISLTHIGLLSSFNFAVQMIIDFLAIKFIDKIGYRIPIVAAHIFSALGLFLLGILPFYIDPYTAILVCFFINAISGGLIEVLVSPIVEALPEKQKTKAMNILHSFYCWGSMAVVIFSTLYFNIFGIENWRYMSMIWAIIPFINIFLFSNVPLNVLKTHEDNMNSDNTVSIRKLLSVKIVLVFVILMICAGASEQSIAQWVSLFAELGLNVNKNVGDIFGACMFAFCMGIVRLIYGMRSESINIEKALIVSAFFCTVGYFVTVFSPYAFLSLIGCGISGLSVAIMWPSVFSLAAKNYNRGGTAMFALLALAGDVGCSIGPGIVGLVSNNRNIADRFSFVLINSDYIQAGLKTGILFAVIFPIIMFIVLILFKNRKNKSV from the coding sequence ATGAAACTTAATTATACTCATACATTATATGCTAGTTATATAGGATATGTGAATCAGGCTATTATAAATATATTTCCTCCTCTAGTTTTTATAATGTTCCAGAAAGATTTTAATATATCATTAACTCATATAGGTTTGCTTTCTTCTTTTAATTTTGCCGTTCAAATGATTATAGATTTTTTGGCAATTAAATTTATAGATAAAATCGGATATAGAATACCTATAGTAGCTGCACATATATTTTCAGCTTTGGGATTATTTTTACTTGGTATACTTCCTTTTTATATTGATCCTTATACTGCAATACTCGTATGCTTTTTTATCAATGCAATAAGCGGAGGATTGATAGAAGTTTTAGTTAGTCCTATCGTAGAGGCACTTCCTGAAAAACAAAAGACTAAAGCTATGAATATACTGCATTCATTTTACTGTTGGGGTTCTATGGCTGTAGTTATATTTTCAACTTTATATTTCAATATATTCGGCATTGAAAATTGGAGATATATGTCTATGATTTGGGCTATTATCCCATTTATCAATATATTTTTATTTTCAAATGTACCTCTTAATGTATTAAAAACTCATGAAGATAATATGAATAGTGATAATACCGTTTCTATAAGGAAATTATTATCGGTAAAAATAGTTTTGGTATTTGTTATACTTATGATATGTGCTGGGGCAAGTGAGCAGTCAATAGCACAATGGGTATCATTATTTGCTGAATTAGGACTTAATGTTAATAAGAATGTGGGCGATATATTCGGTGCTTGTATGTTCGCATTCTGTATGGGTATAGTAAGACTTATTTATGGAATGAGGTCTGAAAGCATTAATATAGAAAAGGCTTTGATTGTATCAGCATTTTTCTGCACTGTAGGGTATTTTGTAACTGTGTTTAGTCCTTATGCATTTTTATCATTGATAGGATGCGGTATTTCAGGACTTTCTGTTGCTATAATGTGGCCTTCTGTATTTTCTCTTGCTGCCAAAAATTATAATAGGGGAGGAACTGCTATGTTTGCATTGCTTGCTTTGGCCGGAGATGTAGGCTGTTCTATAGGTCCCGGTATTGTTGGGCTTGTTTCAAATAATAGAAATATTGCTGACAGATTTAGTTTTGTATTAATTAATAGCGATTATATACAAGCAGGATTAAAAACAGGTATATTATTTGCTGTAATATTTCCTATAATTATGTTTATAGTTTTAATATTATTCAAAAATAGAAAAAATAAATCTGTATAA
- the lepB gene encoding signal peptidase I: MNYSYDREELKKEKLNALKAVLKPFIFIYYRSNSLLYRVVARLILGFIIAFVLFGIFTLFIRIDRMKSSTMMNTIEPNEILITSKLRYGIALKPFVSSLTGKTIIFSRPKRGDIIFMIDPRTEKEFFLKRFASYFVYFVTFGNVNISNTRYLIKRVVGLPNETIEIRNKVVYINGEVLNEPWANVEFDGRILDAEVSTRDNFGPYIIGYNEYFVLSDNRDYGYDSRDFGNVHFSNIDGKVISK, from the coding sequence ATGAATTATTCTTATGATAGAGAAGAATTAAAAAAAGAAAAACTTAATGCACTCAAAGCTGTATTAAAACCTTTTATCTTTATATATTATAGGAGCAATAGCCTGCTTTATAGGGTAGTTGCCAGATTGATATTAGGCTTTATTATTGCTTTTGTTTTATTTGGTATTTTTACTTTGTTTATAAGAATTGATAGAATGAAAAGTTCTACAATGATGAATACCATAGAGCCTAATGAAATATTAATCACTTCTAAATTAAGATATGGTATTGCATTAAAACCTTTTGTTTCATCTCTTACCGGAAAAACTATTATATTTTCAAGGCCTAAGAGGGGAGATATTATATTTATGATAGATCCCAGAACTGAAAAAGAATTCTTTTTAAAAAGATTTGCTTCATACTTTGTTTATTTTGTAACTTTTGGAAATGTTAATATATCAAATACCAGATATTTAATAAAAAGAGTAGTAGGGCTTCCAAATGAAACTATAGAGATAAGAAATAAGGTTGTTTATATAAATGGAGAAGTTCTCAATGAGCCTTGGGCTAATGTGGAATTTGACGGTAGGATATTAGATGCTGAAGTGTCCACAAGAGATAATTTCGGCCCTTATATCATAGGCTATAATGAATATTTTGTGCTTTCTGATAATAGAGATTATGGTTATGACAGCAGAGATTTCGGTAATGTTCATTTCTCAAATATAGATGGAAAAGTTATTTCTAAATAA
- the gatC gene encoding Asp-tRNA(Asn)/Glu-tRNA(Gln) amidotransferase subunit GatC, with amino-acid sequence MTTDREELEALLYQTRLRIEESQKDEMLDRLNKDLEFIEGLFEVNVDGIDPLYHVIDLPEYLREDVQGPTLDNEVIMDLCRSGEYGYIVVPAVPAALENSEHQAKKS; translated from the coding sequence ATGACTACAGACAGAGAAGAATTAGAAGCTCTTTTATATCAAACAAGATTAAGAATAGAAGAAAGTCAAAAAGACGAAATGTTAGATAGATTAAATAAAGACTTAGAGTTTATAGAAGGATTATTTGAAGTTAATGTTGATGGTATTGATCCTCTATATCATGTTATAGATTTACCTGAATATTTAAGAGAAGATGTTCAAGGTCCTACATTAGATAATGAAGTAATAATGGACTTATGCAGAAGCGGTGAATACGGTTATATTGTAGTTCCAGCAGTTCCTGCAGCTTTAGAAAACAGTGAGCATCAGGCTAAAAAATCATAA
- the mrdA gene encoding penicillin-binding protein 2 produces MNFLEIELNKDKKIISEDFKYRKRLIVVFIISILVAALLLIRLFYLQIIQNEHYDSLARNNKEQIIPIDAYRGEIYDRNGVIVAENIKTYTMYMIPVYLPKNYFEREELLYRVSKVFNIDLGHIKSSLEKVSKNSYESVEISENISMSQMSYLAERSEEYPGVYYGSKSIRHYPLGETMTHVLGYIGNISQEEFESKQAEGYRRNSVIGKEGVEQFYDKELRGIDGYEQWIVDSRNRVKETITPAIGKPIPGKKLILSIDSKVQKDAEDLIKGQVGTIIVSKPTTGEILAMVSSPWYDPNIFIGKIDRQKYAELINNPANPFWNKAIRGRYPPGSTFKLVTAVGALTEKRIGVNTTRFCGGGMLLENRFYRCTGQHGYVNMYKAIQYSCNTYFYNLAYELGPNFIKRYAEMLGFGDVTGIDLPGEKVGVVPSADWKRRKIGEYWWDGDTIQYVMGQGYMSATPIAVHMATSAIINDGVMYRPHVVKEIRSSQTDEVIYNNDKVIIKKLDIDKNIFTVVKEGMRMAVTGGTARNGAWSPNIKLAAKTGTAQNAQGKDHTWVTIFGPYNPRPTDDMIAVTVMLEHSGGGGGTTAGPIATAMLRSILGGEDAVEARNVIYARMQYIYQQIRLAREKMRAEAEAKANEENGETLENIDGEQQKQEEKTEEDERIKYE; encoded by the coding sequence ATGAATTTTTTAGAGATAGAATTAAATAAAGATAAAAAAATAATAAGCGAAGATTTTAAATATAGAAAAAGATTAATAGTGGTATTTATAATATCAATATTGGTTGCTGCATTATTATTGATAAGATTATTCTATTTACAAATAATACAAAATGAACATTATGACAGTTTAGCAAGAAACAATAAAGAACAAATTATACCTATAGATGCATACAGGGGTGAAATATACGATAGAAATGGTGTTATAGTAGCAGAAAATATAAAAACATACACGATGTATATGATACCTGTTTATTTACCTAAAAATTATTTTGAAAGAGAAGAATTATTATACAGAGTATCCAAAGTATTTAATATAGATTTAGGACATATAAAGTCTAGTTTGGAAAAAGTATCAAAAAACAGCTATGAATCAGTAGAGATATCAGAAAATATATCAATGTCACAGATGAGTTATTTAGCTGAAAGATCAGAAGAATATCCGGGAGTATACTATGGAAGTAAGTCCATTAGGCATTATCCTCTTGGTGAAACTATGACGCATGTACTTGGATATATAGGAAACATATCTCAAGAAGAATTTGAAAGCAAACAGGCTGAAGGATACAGAAGAAACAGTGTTATAGGTAAAGAAGGCGTTGAACAATTCTATGATAAAGAACTTAGAGGTATAGACGGTTATGAACAATGGATAGTAGACTCAAGAAACAGAGTAAAAGAAACTATAACTCCAGCTATAGGAAAGCCTATACCGGGAAAAAAACTTATATTAAGTATAGATTCTAAAGTACAGAAAGATGCGGAAGATTTAATAAAAGGACAGGTAGGAACTATAATAGTATCAAAACCTACTACAGGTGAAATACTAGCTATGGTAAGTTCTCCTTGGTATGATCCTAACATCTTTATAGGTAAAATAGACAGACAAAAATATGCAGAGCTTATAAATAACCCAGCAAATCCATTCTGGAATAAGGCCATAAGAGGAAGATATCCTCCAGGTTCTACATTCAAACTTGTAACAGCGGTAGGAGCATTAACTGAAAAAAGAATAGGCGTTAATACAACAAGATTCTGTGGCGGCGGTATGCTTCTTGAAAATAGATTCTACAGATGTACAGGTCAGCATGGATATGTAAATATGTATAAAGCTATACAGTATTCATGCAATACATATTTCTATAACCTAGCTTATGAATTAGGACCTAATTTCATTAAAAGATATGCTGAAATGTTAGGTTTCGGAGATGTTACAGGTATAGATTTACCTGGTGAAAAGGTTGGAGTTGTTCCTAGTGCCGATTGGAAAAGAAGAAAAATTGGAGAATATTGGTGGGATGGTGATACTATTCAATACGTTATGGGACAAGGTTATATGTCTGCTACTCCTATAGCGGTTCATATGGCAACTTCAGCTATAATCAATGACGGTGTAATGTACAGACCTCATGTTGTTAAAGAGATAAGAAGTTCTCAAACTGATGAAGTTATATACAATAATGATAAAGTAATAATCAAAAAATTAGATATAGACAAGAATATATTTACAGTAGTAAAAGAAGGTATGAGAATGGCTGTAACAGGTGGTACTGCTAGAAATGGTGCTTGGTCGCCTAATATTAAATTAGCAGCAAAAACAGGTACAGCACAAAACGCACAAGGTAAAGACCATACTTGGGTTACAATATTCGGACCTTATAATCCTAGACCTACTGATGATATGATAGCAGTTACAGTTATGCTTGAGCATAGCGGTGGCGGTGGCGGTACTACTGCAGGTCCTATAGCTACCGCAATGCTTCGTTCTATATTAGGCGGAGAAGATGCTGTAGAGGCTAGAAATGTAATTTATGCTAGAATGCAGTATATATATCAGCAGATAAGACTTGCAAGAGAAAAAATGAGAGCAGAGGCAGAAGCTAAAGCAAATGAAGAAAATGGAGAAACATTAGAAAATATTGACGGAGAACAGCAAAAACAAGAAGAAAAAACTGAAGAAGACGAGAGGATAAAATATGAATGA
- a CDS encoding FtsW/RodA/SpoVE family cell cycle protein — translation MTAGAIAVYSSTYSPESGKTSWMFLKFIFFCATGIVLIFISMFINYTKLAEHRMSLYIPMLGVLILVLIPGIGTTVNGSSSWLFGMQPSEFGKIVVIIFLAGYLDQIGDKIKEIKYFALAGLFISIPIGLVLLQPDLGTVLVYCFIVFIMLFVGGVPTRYIIALISIGVIGLSIPMFLEYKRMSDDIDNILFNFLSQRIYIGYLAGIFLFVSALLLTLNFYMNSKYVGLLAFTFFVLFLCMGAALTFDIGLKEYQKQRLLVFMNPQLTRLSSGYNIIQSLIAVGSGGLFGEGFLNGSQSQLNFIPQQVNDFIFSNICEEWGFIGSALVVLAYAVIFIRGTMAAYFAKDRLGALIVSGVIAMFLCHVIINIGMVVGMMPITGLTLPFISSGGSSIWTFSISIGLIFNVEARRYVH, via the coding sequence ATGACTGCAGGGGCTATTGCTGTATATTCTTCAACATACTCACCTGAGTCTGGAAAAACTAGCTGGATGTTTTTGAAGTTTATATTCTTCTGTGCCACTGGTATAGTTTTAATATTTATAAGTATGTTTATAAACTATACTAAATTGGCAGAACATAGAATGTCTTTATATATACCTATGCTTGGGGTATTAATATTAGTATTGATACCTGGAATAGGAACTACAGTAAACGGCAGTAGCAGCTGGTTATTTGGTATGCAGCCTTCTGAATTCGGTAAAATAGTTGTTATTATATTCCTAGCCGGTTATTTAGATCAAATAGGAGATAAGATAAAAGAAATAAAATATTTTGCTTTGGCAGGACTTTTTATTTCAATACCTATAGGTTTAGTATTACTTCAGCCTGACTTAGGTACTGTACTTGTATATTGTTTTATAGTATTCATAATGCTTTTTGTGGGCGGCGTTCCTACAAGATATATTATAGCTTTAATAAGTATAGGTGTTATAGGGCTTTCAATACCTATGTTCCTTGAATATAAAAGAATGTCTGATGATATAGATAATATACTATTTAACTTCTTATCTCAAAGAATATATATAGGCTATTTGGCAGGAATATTTTTATTTGTATCTGCCCTACTCCTTACATTGAATTTCTATATGAATAGTAAATATGTTGGTTTATTAGCATTTACTTTCTTTGTATTATTCTTATGTATGGGAGCAGCATTAACTTTTGACATAGGATTAAAAGAGTATCAAAAGCAAAGATTATTAGTATTTATGAACCCTCAATTAACTAGATTAAGTTCCGGTTATAATATAATACAATCTCTCATAGCTGTAGGAAGCGGAGGATTATTTGGAGAAGGATTTTTGAACGGAAGTCAATCACAATTAAACTTCATTCCGCAGCAGGTAAATGACTTCATATTCTCAAATATATGTGAAGAATGGGGATTTATAGGAAGTGCTTTGGTAGTTTTGGCTTATGCTGTTATATTTATAAGAGGAACAATGGCTGCATATTTTGCTAAGGATAGACTCGGAGCTTTGATAGTATCCGGAGTAATAGCTATGTTTTTATGCCATGTTATTATTAATATAGGAATGGTTGTGGGAATGATGCCTATTACAGGATTAACCTTGCCTTTTATAAGCAGCGGAGGTTCATCTATATGGACTTTCTCAATATCAATAGGTTTAATATTTAATGTAGAAGCAAGAAGGTATGTTCATTAA
- a CDS encoding fused response regulator/phosphatase produces MKNNILTEKILIVDSSIDYAKFLQNFLKESGYLCYIALSYDEAITMSYDKIPDCILVDYMLPNAGACRLSQHIKNDNMLKNITILFLTATNSKSEFLKAYECGADGFFLKSLDTDILLSKVKSYIRLKKAIESNIMYMNMLKQDIEYASKLQKSILSYGNTSIPKNDISIFHYAPNEVSGDYSGIKSINDGWYSILLADVSGHGVAASMLTILIKSFFDSHIVTNSHNTSPANFIKELNQFFIEENFDKNLFASVFYATYNNETGELICSSAGSPKPLFKSKDEILEIDVGGPLIGMTEDIEYTETKIQLNHNDILFIFTDGAYEIFDKEGKMFGDELLKNVFTKHSHKDVNVIKDSIIKELKSFSDNILSDDISMIILRRTN; encoded by the coding sequence ATGAAAAATAATATTTTAACAGAAAAAATTTTAATTGTAGATTCCAGTATAGACTATGCTAAATTTCTTCAAAACTTTTTGAAAGAATCAGGATATTTATGCTACATAGCTTTATCTTATGATGAGGCTATTACCATGTCTTATGATAAAATACCTGATTGTATATTGGTTGATTATATGCTTCCTAATGCAGGTGCATGCCGACTTTCACAGCATATAAAAAATGATAATATGTTAAAAAATATTACTATACTATTTTTGACAGCAACTAATAGTAAATCTGAATTTTTAAAAGCTTATGAATGCGGTGCTGATGGTTTTTTCTTAAAATCATTAGATACAGATATTCTATTATCAAAAGTAAAATCATATATAAGATTAAAAAAAGCTATAGAATCTAATATAATGTATATGAATATGTTAAAACAGGATATTGAATATGCATCAAAATTGCAGAAATCTATACTCTCTTATGGAAATACTTCAATACCTAAAAATGATATATCTATTTTTCATTATGCTCCTAATGAAGTATCAGGAGATTACAGCGGAATAAAGAGCATTAATGATGGTTGGTACTCTATACTTTTGGCAGATGTATCAGGACATGGTGTAGCTGCTAGTATGCTTACAATACTTATAAAATCTTTTTTTGATTCTCATATTGTAACCAATTCTCATAATACTTCTCCTGCCAATTTCATAAAGGAGTTGAATCAATTTTTTATAGAAGAAAATTTTGATAAGAATTTATTCGCTTCTGTATTTTATGCTACATATAATAATGAAACTGGAGAATTAATATGCTCATCAGCAGGCTCCCCTAAACCATTATTCAAATCCAAAGATGAAATACTTGAAATTGATGTAGGCGGTCCTTTAATAGGAATGACAGAGGATATTGAATACACTGAAACTAAAATACAATTAAATCATAATGATATATTGTTTATATTCACAGATGGTGCTTATGAAATATTTGATAAAGAAGGTAAAATGTTTGGAGATGAACTTTTAAAAAATGTATTCACAAAACATTCACATAAAGATGTTAATGTAATAAAAGACAGCATAATAAAAGAATTAAAATCATTCTCAGATAATATATTATCAGATGACATAAGTATGATAATATTAAGAAGAACTAATTAA
- a CDS encoding acetate uptake transporter: MNNEVKVTQTLADPSPYGLFGLAVITFVASTQKLGLTTGVSGLIPWAIFLGCIPQFVAAIVDFKKDNVFGATVFGAFGVFWFAVAFIWLISMGVFGEAMKSSLDMKQFGVVCIGYFFLVGALTFGAAEAHKVLFFIFLAVDVLLIAMALNYLGIAPKETQLIAGIAEFVTALIGFYGCAAGVLNKNLGRVVLPVGKPLGIFKK, from the coding sequence ATGAACAATGAAGTAAAAGTAACACAAACATTAGCAGACCCTTCGCCGTATGGTTTATTTGGTCTTGCGGTAATCACATTCGTGGCATCTACACAAAAATTAGGTCTCACTACAGGTGTATCTGGTCTTATACCTTGGGCTATATTTTTGGGTTGTATTCCTCAATTTGTAGCAGCCATTGTTGACTTTAAAAAAGACAATGTATTTGGTGCAACTGTATTCGGAGCTTTTGGAGTATTTTGGTTTGCAGTAGCATTTATTTGGCTTATATCTATGGGAGTATTTGGAGAAGCTATGAAAAGTTCTCTTGATATGAAGCAATTTGGTGTGGTATGCATAGGATATTTCTTTCTTGTAGGTGCTTTAACTTTCGGTGCTGCTGAAGCTCATAAAGTCTTATTCTTTATATTTCTTGCTGTAGATGTACTTCTTATAGCTATGGCATTAAATTATTTAGGAATAGCTCCTAAAGAAACTCAACTTATAGCTGGAATAGCTGAATTTGTTACTGCTTTAATAGGTTTTTATGGATGTGCTGCTGGAGTATTAAATAAAAACTTAGGAAGAGTAGTATTACCTGTTGGAAAGCCACTAGGAATATTCAAAAAATAG
- a CDS encoding periplasmic-type flagellar collar protein FlbB produces the protein MKLKIGILTIVNLIAFIALLYMFDIFGVVNYYTLMRNKIAPNVPGFLTRFTQKPRVEDMTLLAREDLNKMRESFNLREKDLQAQESLIASRAIELNTQSELIEQDRQNLLNAWSNYQATMDESSQYQLVLTDLANKINSMPPQNSVALLNQLAANGSDDLIIDVLLEMDSIAAAEGRNSTTSYLLSLMDPNVAARILEKYEARSNPGNNTVPSSPNDFPNYLPDQMNNDAMLNEGIMDMGA, from the coding sequence ATGAAATTAAAAATAGGAATTTTGACTATAGTAAACTTAATAGCATTTATAGCACTATTATATATGTTTGATATATTTGGTGTTGTTAATTATTATACTTTAATGCGTAATAAAATAGCACCTAATGTACCGGGCTTTTTAACAAGATTCACTCAAAAACCTAGAGTAGAAGATATGACTCTTTTAGCAAGAGAAGATCTTAATAAGATGAGAGAATCATTCAATTTAAGAGAAAAAGATTTACAGGCTCAGGAATCTTTAATAGCAAGTAGAGCAATAGAATTGAATACTCAATCTGAATTAATAGAACAAGACAGACAAAATCTTTTAAATGCTTGGTCTAATTATCAGGCTACTATGGATGAATCTTCTCAGTATCAATTAGTATTGACAGATTTAGCTAATAAAATCAATAGTATGCCTCCTCAAAACTCTGTTGCATTACTTAATCAGTTGGCTGCCAATGGTTCTGATGACTTAATCATAGATGTATTATTAGAAATGGACTCTATAGCTGCTGCTGAAGGAAGAAACAGTACAACTTCTTATCTTTTAAGTTTGATGGATCCAAATGTAGCTGCTAGAATATTAGAGAAATATGAAGCAAGATCTAATCCTGGAAATAATACTGTACCTTCTTCGCCTAATGACTTCCCTAATTATTTGCCTGATCAGATGAATAATGACGCTATGCTTAATGAAGGCATAATGGATATGGGAGCATAA
- the thpR gene encoding RNA 2',3'-cyclic phosphodiesterase translates to MRAFLALNLNKEIKNKYSNILRINENIAELKKVSKDKMHITLVFFDNIKEEQIELIKKEVINSSPTPFNINFENISYFTNKFKDINVIFIKAASEELKNYVKTLRSNLDNINNLKYDKKDFKSHITLARVKKVYDNEKLKETIEEIDFTSSSFIADSITLYSSDFYNYTEIFTINF, encoded by the coding sequence ATGAGAGCATTTTTAGCATTAAACTTAAATAAAGAAATTAAAAATAAATATTCTAATATACTTAGAATAAATGAAAATATAGCAGAATTAAAAAAAGTATCAAAAGATAAAATGCATATAACGTTAGTATTCTTTGATAATATAAAAGAAGAGCAAATAGAATTAATAAAAAAAGAAGTGATAAACTCCTCACCTACCCCATTTAATATAAACTTTGAAAATATTTCTTACTTCACAAATAAATTCAAAGATATAAATGTAATATTCATAAAAGCAGCAAGCGAGGAATTAAAAAACTATGTCAAAACTTTAAGAAGCAATTTAGATAATATAAACAATCTTAAATACGACAAAAAAGATTTTAAATCTCATATCACATTAGCAAGAGTTAAAAAAGTTTATGATAATGAAAAATTAAAAGAAACTATTGAAGAAATAGATTTTACTTCATCATCTTTTATAGCTGATTCTATCACTTTATATTCAAGCGATTTTTATAATTATACAGAAATTTTCACTATCAATTTTTAA
- a CDS encoding flavin reductase family protein, whose translation MKKKIDVLDYASHILKEVKKGVLITTKANEKVNSMSVSWGCLGIEWNKNIFIIFIRENRYTRKLLDENPEFTVNIPVDNIDRNIIKVCGTKSGLNTDKIKELNLTLEDSNIVSVPGLRELPLTLECKVIYKQMQDSKEIPEDIKKQFYPQDVESSFYGSNKDYHIAYYGEIVDSYIIE comes from the coding sequence ATGAAAAAGAAAATAGATGTTTTAGATTATGCAAGCCATATACTTAAAGAAGTTAAAAAAGGTGTTCTAATAACAACTAAAGCTAATGAAAAAGTAAATAGTATGTCCGTTTCTTGGGGCTGTTTGGGAATAGAGTGGAATAAAAATATATTTATAATCTTTATAAGAGAAAATAGATATACAAGAAAACTATTAGATGAAAATCCGGAGTTTACAGTTAATATTCCTGTTGATAATATAGATAGAAATATCATAAAAGTATGCGGTACTAAATCCGGACTTAATACAGATAAAATAAAAGAACTTAATTTAACTTTGGAAGATTCTAATATAGTTTCTGTTCCCGGATTAAGAGAACTTCCTTTGACTCTTGAATGTAAGGTTATATATAAACAAATGCAAGATAGTAAAGAAATACCGGAAGATATAAAGAAACAATTTTATCCTCAAGATGTTGAAAGCAGTTTCTACGGTTCTAATAAAGATTATCATATAGCTTATTATGGTGAGATAGTTGATAGCTACATCATAGAATAA